One Pseudodesulfovibrio cashew DNA window includes the following coding sequences:
- a CDS encoding DegT/DnrJ/EryC1/StrS family aminotransferase gives MKVEFYRHNIGQEEIEAITETLQSVFLTTGPKTRQFEADFAAYLGAEHCLGTTSCTISLFLALQALGIGPGDEVIVPAMTFIATANAVEHCGATPVFVDSEPLTGNMDAALVEVAITENTKAIIPVHLYGQMADMKAIAAIANRHGLDVIEDCAHCVEGQRDGYKPGELSTAACFSFYATKNITCGEGGAIVTNDSDLADKMTALRLHGMSKSAADRYTAKYQHWDMPVLGWKANMFDIQAALLIHQLKIIEDRLQRKEHICSRYESAFSEAGVEFPAVLDNTKHARHLFTVWAPLGKRDDMLSMLQEREIGVAVNFRAIHLLDFYKQKYGCQPGMLPVAERIGDRTLTIPMYARMTDDQIEYVIKSVIEINNELK, from the coding sequence ATGAAAGTCGAATTTTATCGCCATAATATCGGCCAGGAAGAAATAGAAGCCATAACAGAGACTCTTCAGTCCGTATTTCTGACAACAGGGCCAAAAACCCGCCAATTCGAGGCTGATTTCGCAGCATACCTCGGCGCCGAGCATTGTCTGGGCACGACGAGCTGCACCATCTCCCTTTTCCTCGCTCTTCAGGCACTCGGAATCGGTCCGGGAGATGAAGTAATTGTTCCGGCAATGACTTTTATCGCTACGGCCAACGCCGTGGAGCACTGCGGCGCCACCCCGGTCTTTGTCGATTCAGAACCACTGACCGGCAACATGGATGCGGCCTTGGTGGAAGTAGCTATCACCGAAAACACGAAGGCGATCATCCCCGTGCACCTGTACGGACAAATGGCCGACATGAAGGCCATCGCCGCCATAGCAAATCGCCACGGGCTCGACGTCATCGAAGATTGTGCCCACTGCGTCGAAGGACAGCGGGATGGGTATAAACCCGGCGAGCTTTCCACTGCTGCGTGTTTCAGCTTCTACGCCACGAAGAACATTACCTGTGGCGAGGGTGGCGCCATTGTCACCAACGACTCTGACCTCGCAGATAAAATGACCGCTCTCCGTCTGCATGGCATGAGCAAGTCTGCTGCTGATCGCTACACGGCCAAATACCAGCATTGGGACATGCCGGTTCTGGGATGGAAGGCGAATATGTTCGATATTCAGGCTGCATTGCTCATCCATCAATTGAAAATCATCGAGGACCGCCTCCAACGAAAGGAACACATCTGCAGCAGATATGAAAGCGCCTTTTCAGAAGCGGGAGTGGAATTCCCCGCTGTGCTCGATAATACGAAACACGCCAGACACCTCTTCACCGTATGGGCTCCACTCGGCAAGCGGGACGATATGCTGTCCATGCTGCAGGAACGAGAAATCGGGGTGGCCGTCAACTTCAGGGCGATCCATCTTCTTGATTTCTACAAGCAAAAATACGGCTGTCAGCCAGGCATGCTCCCTGTTGCCGAAAGAATCGGTGACCGCACCTTGACCATCCCCATGTACGCACGAATGACAGACGACCAAATAGAATATGTCATCAAGAGCGTGATAGAAATAAACAACGAGCTTAAATAA
- a CDS encoding NAD-dependent epimerase/dehydratase family protein, with product MSTILITGAGGYIGTTLTDLLLENGHKVIGLDRYFFGQALLGETLDHPNFTLVKGDVRSCEKELFKGVDAVCDLAALSNDPSGDLDGQLTTSINFEGRSRIAQKAKEAGVRRYVLASSCSVYGAGTGIASTEETSPKPLTTYAECNIKAENAAFALSDDDFCVSALRLATVYGLSKRMRFDLAVNIMTYHAFANNEVQITGGGEQWRPFVHVRDVARAFMTVLETDTGTVNGEIFNVGGNEHNYQISTLAYIIREVLPFPVAVNHVLSDPDRRDYNVQFSKINKVLGFEPQYAPVDGAQEIYEALKMNKVRFDDKSVTVKWYKYLIEADRVISEVKLDGRLLK from the coding sequence ATGAGTACGATTTTAATCACCGGCGCAGGCGGATATATCGGCACGACCCTTACAGACCTTCTTCTGGAAAACGGTCACAAGGTTATCGGGTTGGACCGATATTTTTTCGGTCAAGCACTGCTGGGTGAAACCCTCGATCATCCCAACTTCACCCTTGTCAAAGGTGATGTAAGGTCTTGTGAAAAAGAATTATTCAAAGGCGTCGATGCCGTATGTGATCTAGCGGCTCTATCCAACGACCCGTCCGGAGATCTCGATGGGCAGTTGACCACCTCCATTAACTTCGAGGGCCGTAGCAGAATCGCACAGAAAGCCAAAGAGGCGGGGGTCCGGCGCTATGTCCTGGCCAGCTCCTGCAGTGTCTATGGTGCGGGAACGGGCATCGCCAGCACGGAAGAGACGTCGCCCAAGCCGTTGACCACGTATGCCGAGTGCAACATAAAAGCGGAAAATGCGGCATTCGCTCTTTCCGATGACGACTTCTGCGTCTCTGCTCTTCGCCTCGCCACGGTGTACGGCCTCTCCAAGAGAATGAGATTCGACCTGGCGGTCAACATCATGACCTACCATGCGTTCGCAAACAATGAAGTCCAGATAACGGGCGGTGGCGAACAATGGCGGCCGTTCGTCCATGTCAGGGACGTCGCTCGCGCTTTCATGACGGTTCTTGAGACTGACACGGGTACTGTCAACGGGGAGATCTTCAATGTTGGCGGGAATGAACACAATTATCAGATATCGACCCTTGCCTACATCATCCGGGAAGTCCTGCCGTTCCCTGTTGCTGTCAACCATGTCTTGAGCGACCCGGACCGACGAGATTACAATGTCCAGTTTAGCAAGATAAACAAGGTGTTGGGCTTTGAACCGCAATACGCGCCGGTTGACGGGGCTCAGGAAATCTATGAAGCCCTGAAGATGAACAAGGTTCGTTTTGACGACAAATCAGTAACCGTCAAATGGTACAAGTATCTTATTGAAGCTGATCGGGTCATTTCCGAAGTCAAACTCGATGGGAGGCTATTAAAATAA
- a CDS encoding GNAT family N-acetyltransferase, with amino-acid sequence MNAYLEDPWLTAHIHCQAYRLDPEIRYDERTLSPVPPNARFVFGKIASSDIEGANALLANGFQFINTQVTLQKEQATQGETYANIRSAVAEDKNRIWDIALKSYSYDRFHLDEKLRPYADELNASWATNYFSGNRGTDMLVWESQGTIAGFLLLIVEDGVFDIDLVAVDTPFKRQGIARKLILAAEQKYSDCNLFSVITQMENVPATRMYSKLGYTISSLDMVFHRNI; translated from the coding sequence ATGAACGCATACCTCGAAGATCCCTGGCTTACAGCCCACATTCACTGCCAAGCCTATAGACTTGATCCTGAAATCCGGTACGACGAGAGGACTCTCTCTCCGGTACCACCGAACGCTCGTTTTGTGTTCGGGAAAATTGCATCATCCGACATTGAGGGCGCCAATGCCCTGCTGGCCAACGGATTTCAATTCATTAATACACAGGTCACGCTTCAAAAAGAGCAGGCGACCCAGGGCGAGACTTACGCGAACATCAGAAGTGCCGTTGCTGAAGACAAGAACAGGATTTGGGATATAGCGTTAAAATCATACAGCTATGACCGTTTCCATCTGGACGAAAAGCTCCGGCCTTATGCGGACGAACTCAACGCATCATGGGCTACCAATTATTTCAGTGGCAACAGGGGAACCGACATGCTGGTCTGGGAAAGCCAGGGCACGATTGCCGGCTTCCTGCTGCTCATTGTCGAAGATGGAGTCTTCGACATTGACCTCGTTGCCGTGGATACTCCTTTCAAAAGGCAAGGGATTGCCAGGAAACTCATTCTTGCAGCTGAACAAAAGTACAGCGATTGCAATCTGTTCTCCGTCATTACCCAAATGGAGAACGTACCGGCCACACGAATGTACAGCAAGCTAGGGTACACCATTTCCAGCTTGGACATGGTGTTCCACAGGAATATCTAA
- a CDS encoding ArnT family glycosyltransferase, with protein sequence MPKTALIPHKNRTILLLFILSVAVRIITAEYVDIGGDNCMRWDFASSLQYGIENLQWSHHTARLIITMPLWGLLELFGNKPALYYVLPILSASVGSVFMYLIGAQLKNERFGIIVAITTILFPQLTQSGSQLWPSIFQFTFLAIAIWAILAWHERKNTGYILMAACAFYLIWSARLTAVYVFPGLALLIFLPSRKVKPLILFAVSVGVLCLLEWAFFWWDTGNVMGRIGVVTQTAIARHESLSITDYLLRFIEFKKLRGLIPVLILTIISAIATLKTQDQRWKAISILYLGYVFLLVYMVAGVNPIKPATWPSSRYWMTAAPFGLMLLCNSLFELRFRFPRLATSLFIILFIAFAGFSAKKIQSTNAIVQVTKNEQVVAPLLASKTPIILEWKPWNPNYIEGLFYTLFNVEIKPKGIREDHIKMAMKREKNRLVWLFLHDKTQIASYLDGELIRIDKLKCLYVPPGGDSTSPPGATIHFDRKNSYAQKLLPTGKDS encoded by the coding sequence ATGCCCAAGACGGCCCTGATTCCCCACAAAAATCGGACAATACTGCTGCTCTTTATACTCAGCGTGGCAGTTAGGATAATAACCGCAGAGTACGTCGACATCGGCGGTGACAATTGCATGCGATGGGACTTTGCCAGCTCACTCCAATACGGCATTGAAAACCTTCAATGGTCCCATCACACAGCCAGGTTAATAATCACGATGCCCCTATGGGGACTTCTGGAATTATTCGGCAACAAGCCAGCCCTGTATTACGTTCTGCCGATTTTGTCGGCTTCCGTGGGCTCCGTGTTCATGTATCTCATCGGAGCCCAACTCAAGAACGAACGATTTGGCATAATCGTCGCCATCACGACTATTCTCTTTCCACAGTTGACGCAGTCGGGAAGTCAACTCTGGCCCAGCATTTTCCAGTTTACCTTTCTGGCAATAGCCATATGGGCAATCCTTGCATGGCATGAAAGGAAAAACACCGGCTACATCCTCATGGCAGCCTGTGCCTTTTATCTCATATGGAGTGCCCGACTCACCGCTGTATACGTCTTTCCGGGATTGGCGCTGTTAATTTTTCTTCCATCCCGCAAAGTCAAACCACTCATCCTGTTTGCTGTTTCCGTTGGGGTTCTTTGCCTTTTGGAATGGGCCTTCTTCTGGTGGGACACGGGAAACGTGATGGGGCGGATAGGGGTAGTCACACAAACAGCCATCGCTAGGCACGAAAGCCTTTCAATAACAGACTACCTGCTGCGTTTTATTGAATTCAAAAAACTGCGAGGCCTGATTCCGGTACTCATCCTGACTATCATTTCCGCAATTGCGACTCTGAAAACTCAAGATCAGCGTTGGAAGGCGATTTCCATTCTCTACCTTGGATATGTATTTCTACTGGTCTACATGGTTGCTGGGGTAAACCCGATTAAGCCAGCCACGTGGCCCTCATCACGCTACTGGATGACAGCTGCCCCCTTCGGCCTCATGCTCCTCTGCAATTCTCTTTTCGAATTGCGGTTCCGCTTCCCTAGACTGGCAACCTCTCTTTTCATCATTCTGTTTATCGCATTCGCAGGATTCTCAGCCAAAAAGATCCAAAGCACCAATGCCATAGTTCAAGTGACAAAAAACGAACAAGTCGTTGCTCCACTGCTCGCATCTAAAACTCCGATCATTCTGGAATGGAAGCCATGGAACCCCAATTATATTGAAGGGTTATTCTACACTCTGTTCAATGTCGAGATCAAACCTAAAGGCATCAGGGAAGATCACATCAAGATGGCTATGAAACGAGAGAAGAATCGTCTTGTCTGGCTTTTTTTGCATGACAAAACACAGATTGCATCCTACCTAGACGGAGAATTGATCAGAATCGACAAGCTCAAATGCCTTTATGTTCCCCCTGGAGGCGACAGCACAAGTCCTCCTGGCGCAACAATTCATTTTGACAGAAAAAACTCCTACGCTCAAAAATTACTGCCAACCGGCAAGGATAGTTAA
- a CDS encoding amino acid ABC transporter ATP-binding protein: protein MIDVKNVYKTFFVPHEVQALHDVSYHVDPGEVVVVIGPSGSGKSTFLRCLNRLEHANSGHIMIDGVDILDPKTDINKVRMEVGMVFQSFNLFPHLTVLENVTVGQISVRKRGKKESSEKAMTLLNKVGIHAKADNYPGQLSGGQQQRVAIARALAMDPKVMLFDEPTSALDPEMVGEVLDVMKTLAKEGMTMVVVTHEMGFAREVADQVVFMDEGKIVEVGTPEHFFTDPQNDRTKLFLSQIL, encoded by the coding sequence ATGATCGATGTTAAGAACGTATACAAAACATTCTTCGTGCCCCATGAGGTCCAGGCCCTGCATGACGTGTCCTACCACGTTGATCCCGGTGAGGTGGTCGTGGTCATCGGCCCCTCGGGCTCGGGCAAGTCTACCTTCCTGCGCTGCCTGAACCGTCTGGAACACGCCAACTCCGGCCACATCATGATCGACGGGGTGGACATCCTCGACCCCAAGACCGACATCAACAAGGTCCGCATGGAAGTGGGTATGGTCTTCCAGTCCTTCAATCTGTTCCCGCACCTCACCGTGCTGGAGAACGTCACCGTGGGCCAGATCTCGGTGCGCAAGCGCGGCAAGAAGGAATCCTCGGAAAAGGCCATGACCCTATTAAACAAGGTCGGCATCCACGCCAAAGCGGACAACTACCCGGGCCAACTATCCGGCGGCCAGCAGCAGCGCGTGGCGATTGCCCGCGCCCTGGCCATGGACCCCAAGGTCATGCTCTTCGACGAGCCGACCTCGGCCCTGGACCCGGAGATGGTCGGCGAAGTCCTGGACGTCATGAAAACCCTTGCCAAGGAAGGCATGACCATGGTGGTCGTGACCCACGAAATGGGCTTCGCCCGCGAAGTGGCCGACCAGGTCGTGTTCATGGATGAAGGCAAGATCGTCGAAGTGGGCACCCCTGAGCACTTCTTCACCGACCCGCAGAACGACCGCACCAAGCTCTTCCTGAGCCAGATCTTGTAA
- a CDS encoding amino acid ABC transporter permease (The N-terminal region of this protein, as described by TIGR01726, is a three transmembrane segment that identifies a subfamily of ABC transporter permease subunits, which specificities that include histidine, arginine, glutamine, glutamate, L-cystine (sic), the opines (in Agrobacterium) octopine and nopaline, etc.), whose translation MTNKEKVESAGGFDKNTFWKAVYVVLLVGSCLGFYWATTQTDYIWRWNRLPRYFYYTEHVEVRSEIEGEISSITKKGEDSVVIVKSDTDSEYYTVPGSDLTVTEGDFVYMGDPLGGYDEGRMGLLLEGLIVTVEVSMVSIVLGVLLGLFTGLARISTNPCLKWSAITYIELIRGTPLLVQIMIWYFVLGTIINNLLLKMGLFQIPELWFGVASLAIFAGAYVAEIVRAGIQSIHKGQMEAARSLGMTKTKAMAKIILPQAFKRILPPLAGQFISLIKDSSLLGVIAIRELTKATREAVTTSLMPYELWFLCGIMYLVLTFALSMFVQYLEKRTAEA comes from the coding sequence ATGACCAACAAGGAAAAAGTCGAGTCCGCTGGCGGGTTCGACAAAAATACTTTTTGGAAGGCGGTTTACGTCGTCCTGCTGGTCGGGAGCTGTCTCGGATTCTACTGGGCCACAACTCAGACTGACTACATCTGGCGATGGAACCGGCTCCCGCGTTATTTCTATTATACGGAACACGTCGAGGTGAGATCGGAGATCGAGGGCGAGATCTCCTCCATCACCAAGAAAGGTGAAGACTCCGTCGTTATCGTCAAGAGCGACACCGACTCGGAATACTACACCGTCCCCGGCTCCGACCTTACGGTCACCGAAGGCGACTTCGTTTATATGGGCGACCCGCTGGGCGGTTATGACGAAGGCCGGATGGGGCTGCTCCTTGAGGGTCTCATCGTAACCGTAGAAGTCAGTATGGTGTCCATCGTGCTGGGTGTTCTGCTCGGCCTTTTCACAGGCCTGGCAAGGATATCCACCAATCCGTGTCTTAAATGGTCCGCCATCACCTACATCGAACTCATCCGCGGCACCCCGCTCCTGGTCCAGATCATGATCTGGTACTTCGTGCTGGGGACGATCATCAACAACCTGCTGCTCAAGATGGGATTGTTCCAGATACCGGAACTCTGGTTCGGCGTAGCCTCTCTGGCCATTTTCGCCGGAGCCTACGTGGCCGAAATCGTCCGCGCCGGCATCCAGTCCATCCACAAAGGGCAAATGGAGGCGGCGCGTTCCCTGGGCATGACCAAGACCAAGGCCATGGCCAAAATCATCCTGCCCCAGGCTTTCAAACGCATTCTGCCACCCCTGGCCGGACAGTTCATCTCGCTGATCAAGGACTCCTCTCTGCTCGGCGTCATCGCCATTCGGGAGTTGACCAAGGCCACGCGCGAGGCCGTGACCACCAGCCTCATGCCCTACGAACTCTGGTTCCTGTGCGGCATCATGTACCTGGTGCTCACCTTCGCCCTGTCCATGTTTGTCCAATACCTCGAAAAGCGGACTGCGGAGGCCTAA
- a CDS encoding transporter substrate-binding domain-containing protein, with product MKRIITILAMLSLLLCAAVSANAADIELAKASTLEKIVQSGTLRVGLEAGYMPFEMTDKKGNVVGFDVDMVKEMAKAMGVKLELVNTAWDGIIPGLLSNKYDLIASGMTVNQERNLKVNFADPYIIVGQTALISKQSADKITSWKDLNDPKYTITSKLGTTGEQAAKRLFPKATYKSFEMEDQAMLETMNGKSDATVYDLPMTSIFYAQHGKAAGMKFLNKPFTYEPLGWAINKGDPDFLNWLNNFLRQMKNDGRYDRIYNKWFGSDQWYKDIQ from the coding sequence ATGAAACGTATCATTACCATTCTGGCCATGCTGTCCCTGCTTCTGTGCGCAGCCGTGTCCGCCAACGCGGCAGACATCGAACTCGCAAAAGCTTCCACCCTCGAAAAAATCGTCCAGTCCGGCACGCTCCGCGTTGGCCTCGAAGCCGGTTACATGCCGTTCGAGATGACCGACAAGAAAGGCAACGTCGTCGGCTTCGATGTCGACATGGTCAAGGAAATGGCCAAGGCCATGGGCGTGAAGCTGGAACTCGTCAACACCGCCTGGGACGGCATCATCCCCGGCCTCCTTTCCAACAAGTACGACCTGATCGCCTCCGGCATGACCGTCAACCAGGAGCGCAACCTGAAGGTCAACTTCGCCGATCCCTACATCATCGTCGGCCAGACCGCGCTGATCTCCAAGCAGTCCGCTGACAAGATCACCTCCTGGAAGGACCTGAACGATCCCAAGTACACCATCACCTCCAAGCTGGGCACCACCGGCGAACAGGCCGCCAAGCGCCTCTTCCCCAAGGCCACCTACAAGTCCTTCGAGATGGAAGACCAGGCCATGCTGGAAACCATGAACGGCAAGTCCGACGCCACCGTCTACGACCTGCCCATGACCTCCATCTTCTATGCTCAGCACGGCAAGGCCGCCGGCATGAAGTTCCTGAACAAGCCCTTCACCTACGAGCCCCTGGGCTGGGCCATCAACAAGGGTGACCCGGACTTCCTGAACTGGCTCAACAACTTCCTGCGCCAGATGAAGAACGACGGCCGCTACGACCGCATCTACAACAAGTGGTTCGGTTCCGATCAGTGGTACAAGGACATCCAGTAG
- a CDS encoding hybrid sensor histidine kinase/response regulator codes for MHSERILVVEDDPLARLDIQTALERAGYEVAGMAASGCEAIEMADSLRPDLVLMDIRLEGDMDGVEAAQEISRHQDLPVIFLTVYADEETLRWAKASGPFGYLLKPVDHKELKSAIEVGLYKHQMERELKRAKEAAEAASRAKTSFLGTISHELRTPMNGVLGMAELLLLSDLGPPYRENVQLIRESAMSLLSVLNKIIDYSKLETSALKLRELDFRLEDLATGLISQYEKTAEAKGVELGYTISPDIPGWVCGDSGKIRQVLGNLLNNAVKFTEKGRVDVEIHPASLGALPVGSMGEFAVEVRVLDTGIGIPEEKLEAMFDSFTLAEDHLSHTSGALGLGLAIVQRLLTLLGGNVSCESETGRGSTFSFVIPLKASRYEPQGKAGTCPVKERKLDGVRVLVAEDDLINQRYIMRLLEKMGASVTLAEDGAQAVDALRQDEFHAVLMDVEMPVLNGIEATRLIRDPQSGCRNPDIPIIALTAHAMWADEQRCLNAGMDDYVPKPVEIDTVASMILSILGRNP; via the coding sequence ATGCATTCGGAACGAATTCTTGTGGTGGAAGACGATCCTCTCGCCCGTCTGGACATCCAGACGGCGCTGGAAAGGGCCGGATACGAGGTTGCCGGCATGGCTGCTTCCGGCTGCGAGGCCATAGAGATGGCGGACTCGCTGCGTCCGGACCTGGTGCTCATGGACATTCGTCTTGAAGGGGATATGGACGGGGTCGAGGCCGCACAGGAAATCTCCCGCCACCAGGATCTTCCCGTCATTTTTCTCACTGTCTACGCCGACGAGGAGACCCTGCGCTGGGCCAAAGCCTCGGGCCCTTTCGGCTATCTGCTTAAGCCCGTGGATCACAAGGAACTCAAGTCCGCCATCGAGGTGGGGTTGTATAAGCACCAGATGGAACGGGAACTCAAGCGCGCCAAGGAGGCCGCCGAAGCTGCCAGCCGGGCCAAGACGTCTTTCCTGGGGACCATCAGTCATGAACTGCGGACTCCCATGAATGGCGTGCTGGGCATGGCGGAACTGTTGCTTTTATCCGACCTGGGGCCTCCCTACAGGGAAAACGTACAGCTCATCAGGGAATCGGCCATGTCCCTGCTGTCGGTGCTGAACAAGATCATCGATTATTCCAAGCTCGAAACCTCCGCACTCAAGCTCCGGGAACTCGATTTCCGCTTGGAGGATCTGGCGACCGGCCTTATTTCCCAGTACGAGAAAACCGCTGAGGCCAAGGGGGTGGAGTTGGGATACACCATATCGCCGGACATCCCCGGATGGGTCTGCGGCGATTCAGGCAAAATTCGGCAGGTCCTTGGCAACCTGCTCAATAATGCGGTGAAATTCACTGAAAAGGGTAGGGTGGACGTGGAAATTCATCCTGCATCCCTTGGGGCTCTGCCTGTGGGATCGATGGGAGAATTCGCCGTTGAGGTTCGGGTTCTAGACACTGGCATCGGGATTCCTGAGGAAAAGTTGGAGGCCATGTTCGATTCCTTCACCCTGGCAGAGGACCATCTGAGCCACACCAGCGGCGCGTTGGGACTGGGGCTGGCCATCGTCCAGCGGTTGCTCACGCTGCTGGGGGGGAACGTGTCGTGCGAGAGCGAGACCGGGCGCGGGAGCACCTTCTCCTTCGTCATTCCCCTGAAGGCCAGTCGTTACGAACCGCAGGGCAAGGCCGGGACCTGTCCTGTCAAGGAGCGCAAGCTCGACGGCGTGCGCGTCCTGGTAGCAGAGGACGATCTTATCAACCAGCGTTACATTATGCGGCTGCTGGAGAAGATGGGGGCGTCCGTCACCCTGGCCGAGGATGGCGCGCAGGCCGTGGATGCGCTCCGCCAGGACGAATTCCACGCCGTGCTGATGGATGTGGAGATGCCGGTGCTCAACGGCATAGAGGCCACGCGCCTCATTCGCGATCCGCAGTCAGGTTGCCGCAATCCCGACATTCCCATCATTGCGCTCACGGCACACGCCATGTGGGCCGACGAGCAGCGCTGCCTGAACGCGGGCATGGACGATTACGTGCCCAAGCCGGTGGAAATAGATACCGTCGCCAGCATGATCCTTTCCATCCTCGGGCGGAATCCGTGA
- a CDS encoding AI-2E family transporter, which yields MSDINGPPSLLPGGIYKVFFVVLLMFSLYLGFSLIEPFVHTLIFSTVLAVLFAPVYNWALGVANGHRAAASAMTVAIIVFCLLLPMTFLIIALISQGVESLAALNTWVLHANPDPVGNLHVLDKYLEWLHKELPFLRLNELDIQGSIIQYSKEFAQAMLAAGSSLVRNAAKLVLHFLLMVFILFYFLRDGSKMVEYLKHLSPLRPRQEDYIIDSLKRVARGVLMGCLLVAVLQGIAGGIGLGVAGIPAFFWGAMMALASLIPVVGTGLVWVPAVAYLFLMGDWKTALFLALWCGIFVVGIDTVLRPIFMKEASRVSTFYIFLAILGGVYSFGMLGIFYGPLILSFVMVMLHIYMEEYADDLNNKEETG from the coding sequence ATGAGCGATATAAACGGTCCCCCCTCGCTGCTGCCCGGAGGCATCTACAAGGTCTTTTTCGTAGTCCTTCTGATGTTCTCCCTTTATCTCGGTTTCTCCCTCATCGAGCCCTTTGTTCATACCCTGATCTTTTCCACCGTGCTGGCCGTGCTCTTCGCACCGGTGTACAACTGGGCGCTGGGGGTGGCCAATGGACACCGGGCTGCAGCCTCGGCCATGACCGTGGCCATCATCGTCTTTTGCCTGCTGCTGCCCATGACCTTTCTGATCATCGCGCTCATCAGCCAGGGGGTGGAGTCCCTGGCGGCCCTCAATACTTGGGTCCTGCATGCCAATCCGGACCCGGTCGGCAATCTGCACGTGCTCGACAAGTACTTGGAGTGGCTGCATAAGGAGCTCCCATTTCTACGCCTGAATGAGCTCGATATTCAAGGCAGCATCATCCAGTATTCAAAGGAATTCGCCCAGGCCATGCTCGCGGCCGGGTCCTCCCTGGTGCGCAATGCCGCCAAGCTGGTCCTCCACTTCCTGCTCATGGTCTTCATCCTCTTTTATTTCCTGCGCGACGGCAGCAAGATGGTGGAGTATCTCAAGCATCTGTCGCCGTTGCGTCCGAGGCAGGAGGATTACATCATCGATTCGCTCAAGCGGGTGGCGCGAGGTGTCCTCATGGGCTGCCTGCTGGTGGCCGTGCTGCAAGGTATCGCCGGCGGCATCGGGTTGGGCGTGGCGGGCATCCCCGCCTTCTTCTGGGGGGCGATGATGGCGCTGGCCTCGCTTATTCCCGTGGTTGGCACCGGCCTGGTCTGGGTTCCGGCCGTGGCCTATCTCTTCCTCATGGGGGACTGGAAGACGGCCTTGTTTCTGGCCCTGTGGTGCGGTATCTTCGTGGTGGGCATAGACACCGTGCTGCGGCCCATATTCATGAAGGAGGCCTCGCGGGTTTCGACCTTCTACATCTTTCTCGCCATCCTGGGCGGTGTGTATTCCTTCGGTATGCTCGGCATTTTTTACGGGCCGTTGATTCTCAGCTTCGTCATGGTCATGCTGCATATATATATGGAAGAATATGCCGACGATTTGAATAACAAGGAGGAAACCGGATAA